The Capsicum annuum cultivar UCD-10X-F1 unplaced genomic scaffold, UCD10Xv1.1 ctg32394, whole genome shotgun sequence sequence TCAATgatgatgatcctcaagaggagaaagatattggagatgctccatcacaacttgaagaaggagtaaaggccacaatagatcccttaaaagaagttaatcttggaaccgatgataacccaagaccaacttacctgagtacTTTTCTAGAGATAGAGGAATAAATCGcatatatggacatactcaaagaatatatgcaTGTCTTCACTTGGATTTATAAGGAAAATCCTGGCTTAGATCCGAAAGTAGCAGTCCATTagttggcggtcaagaatggtgctcgtcctgttaagcaagctcAAAGACtctttaggccagagttggttccactgatcgaaaatgaagttaacaaactcattgaagcggatttattcgtgaagtcaaatatcccataTCGATTTTAGGTATTGTTCCAGTACGAAAGAATaatggccaaattcgagtttgtgtcgactttcgaGATTTCGACAACGCAtgccctaaggatgattttccaatcccTATATCGGAGTTCATGATTGATGCTACCACTGGTTATGAAGCAATGTCCTTCATAgatggttcatccggctacaACCAAATCCACATAGCGCCAAAAGATTTAGAGCTCACTGCATTTCGTACGcctaaaggtatttattgctactaGGTGATGCCATTTGGTTTGAAGAACGTTGGTGCTATTTATCACAGATTTATGCAAAACATCTTTGATGGTCTGCtctataaaaatgttgaatgctatgTGGATAATTTAGTGGTGAAGTAAAAAAAGAGAGACGACCATTTAAAAGACCTAAGGATGGTATTtgagttacttcgaagatatcaacttaggatgaatccattgaagtgtgcatTTGGAGTTACTTTCGGAAATTTTCTTTGCTTTATTGTGTGACATCGTGGAATTGAGATTAATCAAGACAAGGTCAATGtgattttgaagatgcccgagcctcgAAATATTCATAAGTTAAAAAGCCTTCAGGGAAGGCTAgtatatttaaggaggttcatctcaaacctggccaAAAAATGTTAACCATTTAGTCGTCTTATGGATAAGGACACTCCCtttgaatgggaccaagcttatagtaatgcctttgagagtattaaatcatacttaatgaagccactaGTTAttgcggcacccatacctgggaaactattgatactctacatcgcgacacaagagaggtcagttggagcactactggctcaagaaaatagtgagggcaaagaaaactctctttactatttgagcagaatgatgacaccgaatgagctaaagtattctccaattaaaaagttatgtttggcatgggccttctcaattcaaaagatgaaacactactttcaagatCATGTTGTCTGTCTTGTGTCTAGggaaaatcccatcaagtttgtaatgtcaaaaccagtccttagtgatcAACTtacaagatggtaccttcaatttcagcAGTTTGAGACTGTGTACATCCCCCAAAAGGCTGTAAAAGGAAACACACtggctgacttcttggcagaccacCCGATACCTAATGATTGGAAACTgagcgatgaacttcctgataAAGATGCTATGGTTTTTGAAGTTAGAtccccatggaagatgtactttgacgGTACTGCACATCGAGATGGAGTTGGTGCTAGTGCAATAttcgtcactccacaagaagaggtcatccgcTACTCGTTTACCTTTATGAATAATGTTGCTAAATATCAAGTGCTCATACTCAGACTTGAGATGGCTATCGACATGAAACAACTACagttacatgtttttggtgactcccaattggtgatcaagcagcttttgggAATCTATGAAGTCCGAAAGCCTGAGTTACGGACATATCAAGATTATGCACAGAAATTGATGGGGTGGCTTAGAGAggtaaccctccaacatgtgccaaCGACAGAAAAT is a genomic window containing:
- the LOC124891220 gene encoding uncharacterized protein LOC124891220, with the protein product MSKPVLSDQLTRWYLQFQQFETVYIPQKAVKGNTLADFLADHPIPNDWKLSDELPDKDAMVFEVRSPWKMYFDGTAHRDGVGASAIFVTPQEEVIRYSFTFMNNVAKYQVLILRLEMAIDMKQLQLHVFGDSQLVIKQLLGIYEVRKPELRTYQDYAQKLMGWLREVTLQHVPTTENKKADALDALASTLTLSN